Proteins encoded together in one Plutella xylostella chromosome 17, ilPluXylo3.1, whole genome shotgun sequence window:
- the LOC125489789 gene encoding uncharacterized protein K02A2.6-like, with translation MSAFNLVLTTNLNKIYTDGEVGTLLEQYPELWRDELGTFNKFKVDLRLKDNAVPKFFKPRTVPFALKDKVEAELDRLVRLGILVPVNHSNYATPVVPVLKENGQVKIAGDYSVTLNKDLLVDKYPLPRIEEVFAKLGGGEKYTKLDLKNAYNQYVLNEPSQELTTINTSKGLFKYTRMVYGLASAPAIFQKSMETVLSGIEGVSCWYDDICITGPNKATHLARLREVLHRLNSSGLRLQKDKCEFFKDSVTYLGYVIDKNGLQTCPKKVEAILNAPEPKNVTEVKRFLGVVNYYRNFIPNASAVMSPLHELLKAGAAWQWGARQRQAVAAVRRELASERVLAHFDPAAQLVLAVDAGPHGLGAVLLQRAQDGSERPLAYGSRSLNASERNYSQIQKEATAIIFGVKRFHQYLYGRSDPFILQTDHRPLVSIFNQNSGISVTTALRLQRYAIILSAYNYVIQYTSSANNVVADYFSRAPVAETVSDSDREFDMYTSLKFLDESTPAVLLDDIKRATDNDEVLKIVIKYMQHGWPRSVHCQCVLPYFRCKADLQYENGYLLRGHKIIIPSSLRERMLVELHSTHLGVVKMKCNARARMWWPGIDADIERCAGACGTCVSVRAAPPREPPAPWPRPAGPWQRVHIDYMSLGQSVYLVVVDSYSKWVEWSSVIANRSAEYQSVSMPLALPSPTVHTEALVPSAVAADPPVEQIVEEEGLVECYKIPGKDPAM, from the exons ATGTCCGCATTTAACTTAGTGTTAactacaaatttaaataaaatttacactgATGGTGAGGTAGGCACGCTGTTGGAACAATACCCTGAATTGTGGCGCGATGAGTTAGGTactttcaataaatttaaagttgACCTTCGATTGAAAGATAATGCCGTACCTAAGTTTTTCAAGCCACGCACGGTACCATTCGCTTTAAAAGATAAAGTTGAAGCGGAACTTGATAGGTTAGTGCGTTTAGGTATTTTAGTGCCCGTCAACCACTCCAACTACGCGACTCCTGTTGTGCCGGTACTGAAGGAAAACGGACAGGTCAAGATAGCCGGGGACTACTCGGTTACCTTGAACAAAGACCTCTTAGTCGATAAGTACCCATTACCGCGCATTGAAGAAGTGTTCGCAAAACTAGGAGGTGGAGAGAAGTACACAAAATTAGACCTAAAAAACGCGTACAATCAATATGTTCTAAATGAACCATCCCAAGAGCTTACAActattaatacaagtaaaggtttatttaaatacaccCGTATGGTGTACGGCCTAGCCAGCGCGCCGGCTATCTTTCAGAAATCGATGGAGACAGTCCTATCCGGGATAGAAGGCGTTAGTTGCTGGTACGATGACATTTGCATCACGGGGCCTAATAAAGCTACTCACTTGGCCAGACTACGGGAGGTATTACATAGATTGAATAGCTCGGGTCTCCGTTTACAAAAAGACAAGTGCGAATTCTTCAAAGACAGTGTCACCTACTTAGGTTATGTTATAGACAAAAATGGTCTACAAACTTGCCCTAAAAAGGTCGAAGCTATTTTAAATGCTCCGGAGCCCAAAAATGTCACAGAGGTCAAGCGTTTTCTAGGCGTTGTAAATTATTACAGGAATTTTATTCCAAACGCGTCGGCTGTAATGAGTCCACTTCACGAGCTGTTGAAGGCGGGCGCGGCGTGGCAGTGGGGCGCGCGGCAGAGGCAGGCCGTGGCGGCCGTGCGGCGCGAGCTGGCGTCCGAGCGCGTGCTGGCGCACTTCGACCCCGCGGCGCAGCTGGTGCTGGCGGTGGACGCGGGCCCGCACGGGCTGGGCGCCGTGCTGCTGCAGCGCGCGCAGGATGGCTCCGAGCGACCTTTGGCCTACGGCTCGCGGTCTCTCAATGCTAGCGAACGAAATTATAGCCAGATTCAAAAGGAGGCTACGGCTATAATCTTCGGTGTGAAAAGGTTCCATCAGTACCTTTACGGACGCAGCGACCCGTTTATTTTACAAACCGACCATAGGCCTTTAGTATcgatttttaatcaaaattcgGGCATATCGGTAACCACGGCGTTACGTTTGCAGAGATATGCGATTATTCTGTCGGCCTATAACTATGTCATTCAGTATACATCAAGTGCAAATAACGTAGTAGCGGATTATTTTTCGCGCGCCCCGGTTGCAGAAACGGTTTCTGATAGTGACAGAGAGTTCGACATGTACACTTCTTTGAAATTCCTGGACGAAAGTACACCGGCCGTGTTGTTAGACGATATTAAAAGGGCCACTGATAATGATGAAGTCTTGAAAATTGTCATCAAATACATGCAACACGGATGGCCGCGTTCAGTACATTGTCAGTGTGTCCTACCTTACTTTAGATGTAAAGCAGACCTACAATACGAGAATGGTTACTTATTGCGAggtcataaaattattattccgTCCTCGTTACGAGAACGAATGTTAGTGGAGCTTCATAGCACTCATCTGGGTGTAGTTAAGATGAAGTGTAATGCTCGTGCCCGGATGTGGTGGCCGGGGATCGACGCCGACATCGAGCGCTGCGCCGGCGCGTGCGGCACGTGCGTGAGCGtgcgcgccgcgcccccgcgcgaGCCCCCCGCGCCCTGGCCGCGCCCCGCCGGCCCCTGGCAGCGCGTGCACATCGACTACATGTCGTTAGGACAGAGTGTGTACCTCGTGGTGGTGGATAGCTACTCGAAATGGGTAGAAT GGAGCTCGGTCATTGCTAATAGATCCGCCGAGTATCAATCAGTTTCCATGCCGTTGGCCTTACCATCTCCAACAGTGCACACCGAGGCTCTTGTGCCGAGCGCGGTCGCAGCCGACCCGCCCGTAGAACAAATAGTGGAGGAGGAGGGGCTTGTGGAGTGTT ATAAGATACCGGGTAAGGACCCAGCAATGTGA
- the LOC125489790 gene encoding uncharacterized protein LOC125489790, with protein sequence MAIKCNGCENDIITQDFMKCFKCKKFYDLPCLNVTSTVFANFSSEYKEKWLCPGCSRPKGDNSLTPVRSTAPEASNNTTQPTSNVNMLRGSRLTASKSEKDNVDIKSLANEIRLMRKEIQDLTQKQKTEIPLLRKEVADLSTQLNAVSTTITERLGEFAKRISDQEREILHLKASLQQSQAIISAQDQYLLKNEIEIAGVPETENENIEHIAMVISKRIGVDLKNEDLDDVFRAGPRRVTSQNPAHPEKLPRTIVVKLVRQTKRRELIKAAKSRRNLTSEGVVNAPPHKLFINERLTKGNRILFREARLRARQNGFRYCWVKDGSILIRKVDKSTAITIRNLEDLDKYLPIPKALQSETS encoded by the coding sequence ATGGCAATCAAATGTAACGGATGTGAGAATGATATAATTACACAAGATTTTATGAAATGTTTCAAGTGCAAAAAGTTCTATGACCTGCCATGTCTGAATGTAACCTCGACTGTTTTCGCTAACTTCTCCTCCGAGTATAAAGAAAAGTGGTTGTGTCCTGGCTGTTCCAGACCTAAAGGTGATAACAGTTTAACCCCAGTCCGATCCACAGCCCCGGAAGCAAGTAACAACACCACACAACCGACTAGTAACGTCAACATGCTCCGCGGTAGTAGGCTAACTGCCAGTAAGTCTGAGAAAGATAATGTGGACATAAAGTCGCTCGCAAATGAAATTCGTCTAATGCGAAAAGAGATCCAAGATCTTACTCAAAAACAGAAAACTGAAATTCCGCTTTTAAGGAAAGAGGTAGCTGATTTGTCTACTCAGTTAAACGCAGTCTCTACAACAATTACAGAAAGACTAGGCGAGTTTGCTAAGCGGATTTCTGATCAGGAGCGGGAAATACTTCATTTGAAAGCCTCCCTGCAGCAATCTCAAGCAATAATATCTGCTCAAGACCAGTACCTCctaaaaaatgaaattgaaatCGCCGGCGTCCCAGAAACCGAAAATGAGAATATTGAGCACATAGCTATGGTAATTTCAAAGAGGATTGGCGTTGATTTGAAGAACGAGGACTTAGACGACGTCTTTCGAGCTGGCCCTCGCCGTGTCACATCTCAAAACCCAGCTCATCCAGAAAAGTTGCCACGGACTATAGTGGTCAAGCTGGTTCGCCAGACAAAGCGCCGCGAGCTGATTAAAGCTGCCAAGTCTCGGCGGAATTTAACGTCAGAAGGAGTTGTCAATGCCCCCCCACACAAACTCTTTATAAACGAGAGGCTTACAAAGGGCAACCGGATATTATTTCGTGAAGCAAGACTACGAGCTCGTCAGAATGGATTTAGATACTGCTGGGTTAAGGACGGATCAATCCTCATTCGAAAGGTCGATAAGTCGACAGCAATCACGATCCGCAATCTGGAGGACCTGGACAAGTACCTGCCGATCCCCAAGGCCTTGCAAAGCGAAACTTCTTGA